The following proteins come from a genomic window of Brevibacillus antibioticus:
- a CDS encoding BBE domain-containing protein has translation MNTPDLSIKNLPRAYYGSNYDRLTRVKPRYDPDNIFTFPQSIPLPVVSVHA, from the coding sequence GTGAATACGCCAGATCTTTCCATAAAGAACTTGCCTAGGGCATATTACGGCAGTAACTACGATCGACTGACCCGAGTCAAGCCCCGTTATGACCCGGATAATATCTTTACATTTCCACAAAGCATCCCCCTGCCCGTAGTTAGTGTCCACGCATGA
- a CDS encoding FAD-binding protein, translating into MQSRLQQIPTGYRPAKKTLDVVNAVRWARHHNVPIRMRSGHNSYEELSVVDDGIIIDMSDMHRGDVDRKRGTATVQNGIRGGTLHGSWLQ; encoded by the coding sequence ATGCAATCTCGTCTTCAACAAATTCCCACGGGATATCGTCCTGCTAAGAAGACACTAGACGTTGTGAATGCAGTCCGTTGGGCGCGCCATCATAACGTGCCGATCCGCATGCGATCCGGACACAACAGTTACGAAGAGTTGTCCGTGGTCGATGATGGAATCATCATCGACATGAGTGATATGCATCGAGGAGACGTCGATCGCAAACGTGGCACAGCCACCGTTCAAAACGGAATAAGGGGAGGGACTTTACACGGCTCCTGGCTCCAATGA
- a CDS encoding thioesterase II family protein — protein sequence MNPIKLFAIPYAGSSANFYLKWKRALLPEVEIVPLELPGRGSKIKERPFTCLQEAIEDLLEKIERESSSQPYALFGHSMGNLLAFELMHRIRKEKLPLPICAFLSGRRPPHIFEEKKRYLMSDEDFVQELVTMGGTPQEVLENADLLQLFLPILRTDFQLVETYVPVEGREPLDVPLVIFSGINDSIANVEDMEGWNSYTTSSCQIVHYDGGHFFIFEYTDDIIKRLKQQLVLFV from the coding sequence ATGAATCCCATCAAACTCTTTGCGATTCCTTATGCTGGTAGTTCAGCTAATTTTTATTTAAAATGGAAACGAGCTCTCTTACCCGAAGTGGAAATTGTCCCGCTGGAACTTCCGGGACGGGGATCGAAAATAAAGGAGAGGCCTTTTACATGCTTGCAAGAAGCTATAGAAGATTTACTGGAAAAAATAGAACGAGAGAGCAGTTCCCAGCCATATGCACTGTTTGGACATAGCATGGGTAATTTGCTGGCGTTCGAATTGATGCATCGGATACGGAAGGAGAAATTGCCATTGCCGATATGCGCATTTTTATCCGGACGACGTCCTCCCCACATATTTGAGGAGAAGAAACGTTACCTTATGTCCGACGAAGATTTTGTACAGGAATTAGTGACGATGGGGGGGACCCCTCAAGAAGTGCTAGAAAACGCTGATTTACTGCAATTGTTCTTGCCTATCTTACGCACCGATTTTCAATTGGTCGAAACATATGTTCCGGTTGAAGGAAGAGAACCTCTTGACGTTCCGCTCGTAATTTTCAGTGGAATCAATGACTCAATTGCCAACGTTGAGGACATGGAAGGATGGAATTCCTACACGACGTCTTCCTGTCAGATCGTTCATTATGACGGCGGGCACTTTTTTATCTTTGAATATACGGATGACATCATTAAGAGGTTGAAACAACAACTCGTATTGTTTGTTTGA
- a CDS encoding non-ribosomal peptide synthetase → MFIPVYYPLSHPQKRIWFIEKFYPHTSMYNIGGLVHIHGKVNFSVLEEAIQLFIKKNEGLRLQITEQEGEPSQYVMPYVKHKLPYLDFSRKTDPMKAADEWAEIEFQTGFQINNTPLFDFALLHISEDHNAYFVKLHHIVSDGWTILIMTNQISTFYMQLLRGEQVDGSITSTYLHYLEQEQNYLTSSRYEKDKAYWNERLSNFPRAFLSRSSDSVAGKRLRFYLEADTAHSVYEFLQTRKCSLNSLFVAIVFIYLAKTTREDDIIIGVPVLNRSGVKEKNIVGMFTSNMPFRGTINQTISVAEWINEVQADMYQSLFHQKYPYDLFVQDLQLTQQGYDHLFQWCVNYYNTKLNNELDGAPIENEEFYSGNQNYSLQLVIKEWSGTDKLELQWDYKTSDYTEKEINRMFRQMVNLLKQAIAQPDKPIKSLQLLSEEERQELIYNRNQTVAPYPHEPVHFLFEHQAAATPEATSVIFQGQTVSYEKLNNRSNQLAHTLRNKGVGRGSLVGLMSSHSIETIVGILAVLKAGGAYVPIDPTYPLERINYLLNDSGTALILTNMCIPEGVTFKGDVVNLVDDSLYSSNCTNLDHVNELSDPVYVIYTSGSTGNPKGTIIEHHGLINYISWASKTYIRSADDVFGLYSSLAFDLTVTSIFTPLINGNGIAIYPEDKQEFILHRILREKVATIIKLTPAHLSLIKNQDNRGSTIHTLIVGGEDLKAALAHDVTKSFGGHVKIFNEYGPTETVVGCMFHRYDPALDMGPSVSIGKPIANVQIYLLDANLQPVPDGGTGEIYISGDGVAKGYLNRPELTSERFILNPFRQGSRMYKTGDLAIRQEHGSMFYLGRSDTQVKIKGYRIETGEIENRLLQYPGVRDAVVIDCIDTQGNKYLISYLVMEQVVSAVTLKNYLAESMPSYMIPAYFVLIDEIPLTPNGKVNRNNLPDPTTIEAVSLDQPVTNQVIADKLLIIMRDVLQIEELSIRDNFFLLGGDSIKAIRIVAKLRAEGLHVQVKDILSYPVLAEIAATIDAKQPNIAEQAPAEGVSKPLPISEWFFQQDFVDPHHWNQSVLLTMKQAVSPDALTRAFRQLIVQHDTLRLVFDPAQQALAYDASLLKAEVPIETQDLSGFDTEAQKRERQQHAEATKASLHLEKGFLFRIMLFNLGQGTQQLLITAHHLIIDAVSWRILLEDLTTLLEAMKQGHIGKLPAKSHSVQAWADALADYSQTQHMLAAEQAYWQSVLTGPSIAFPTDHNHDIHELAQCETISAELSQDLTRQLTGEANKAYNTHANDLLITALAAAIDHFIQKGEVMIELEGHGREPLFDHIDLSRTIGWFTCMYPVRLQVSTTDPSTLIKSIKEQLRQIPQKGIGYGILKYLSKTITYDTHSLVRFNYLGDSNISNEWFTLSDKSHGAESSLSNHITSLIDINAVITDSVLTIRLVYSRNNFTSSTMERFLAIFLQKIEEIVNYCCGKENTEFTPCDFNTVELSQDELDGLFE, encoded by the coding sequence ATGTTTATACCTGTTTACTACCCTTTGTCGCATCCCCAAAAACGAATCTGGTTTATAGAAAAATTTTATCCTCACACCTCGATGTACAACATTGGTGGACTAGTGCACATTCATGGGAAGGTGAATTTTTCGGTATTAGAAGAAGCAATTCAGCTTTTCATCAAGAAGAATGAAGGCCTGCGTTTGCAAATAACGGAACAAGAGGGAGAGCCGAGTCAGTATGTGATGCCGTATGTGAAGCACAAACTTCCGTATCTAGATTTTTCCCGGAAAACAGACCCGATGAAAGCGGCAGACGAGTGGGCGGAGATAGAATTCCAAACCGGTTTTCAGATTAACAACACACCGTTATTTGATTTCGCGCTTTTACATATCTCAGAGGATCACAATGCTTACTTTGTAAAACTCCACCATATCGTTTCTGACGGCTGGACGATCTTGATTATGACGAATCAAATCAGTACGTTCTACATGCAACTCCTCAGAGGGGAACAGGTGGATGGCAGTATTACCTCTACTTATCTTCATTATTTGGAGCAGGAGCAAAATTATCTAACGTCCTCTCGTTATGAAAAAGACAAAGCCTACTGGAATGAAAGACTAAGCAATTTTCCAAGGGCATTCCTCAGCAGAAGCTCGGACTCCGTGGCGGGTAAGCGTTTGCGATTCTATCTGGAAGCGGATACCGCGCATTCCGTGTACGAGTTCTTGCAGACGCGTAAATGTTCGCTTAACTCCTTGTTTGTCGCTATTGTCTTCATTTATCTGGCAAAAACGACTAGAGAGGATGACATCATAATAGGCGTGCCTGTCCTCAACCGCTCTGGTGTCAAAGAGAAAAATATTGTTGGGATGTTTACCAGCAACATGCCGTTTAGAGGCACGATCAACCAAACAATCAGTGTCGCGGAGTGGATAAATGAAGTGCAGGCCGATATGTACCAGAGCCTGTTCCATCAAAAATATCCATATGATTTGTTCGTCCAGGACCTTCAATTGACCCAGCAAGGCTATGATCATTTGTTCCAATGGTGCGTCAACTACTATAACACAAAGCTAAACAATGAGCTCGACGGCGCACCGATTGAGAACGAAGAGTTCTACAGCGGAAATCAAAACTACTCCTTGCAGTTGGTCATCAAAGAATGGTCGGGAACCGACAAGCTAGAGCTTCAATGGGACTACAAAACTAGCGATTACACAGAAAAAGAGATCAATCGAATGTTCAGGCAGATGGTGAATCTCTTGAAGCAGGCCATTGCACAACCGGACAAGCCGATCAAATCCCTGCAACTGCTGAGCGAAGAAGAGCGTCAGGAATTGATATACAACCGCAACCAGACCGTAGCTCCTTATCCTCATGAACCCGTGCACTTTCTGTTCGAACACCAAGCGGCAGCCACACCAGAGGCAACAAGTGTTATTTTCCAAGGCCAAACCGTTTCCTATGAAAAATTAAACAATCGTTCAAATCAACTCGCGCACACCCTGCGAAATAAGGGAGTGGGACGTGGGTCACTTGTCGGCTTGATGTCTTCACATTCCATTGAGACGATCGTGGGAATCCTCGCTGTCCTTAAGGCAGGGGGTGCTTATGTACCAATTGACCCGACGTACCCGTTGGAACGCATAAATTATCTACTGAATGATAGCGGTACAGCCTTGATTCTGACAAACATGTGCATACCGGAAGGGGTTACGTTCAAGGGAGATGTGGTGAATTTGGTCGATGATAGCTTGTACAGCTCAAATTGTACCAACTTGGACCACGTCAACGAACTGAGCGATCCGGTCTATGTCATCTATACTTCAGGATCTACAGGCAATCCGAAGGGAACGATCATCGAACATCATGGTTTGATTAACTACATTAGCTGGGCCAGTAAGACTTACATTCGCTCTGCAGATGACGTATTTGGGCTGTATTCCTCGCTAGCTTTTGATTTGACCGTTACCTCGATTTTTACACCGCTTATCAACGGAAACGGGATTGCCATTTACCCCGAAGATAAGCAAGAGTTCATTCTACACCGGATATTGCGTGAGAAAGTGGCGACCATCATCAAGTTGACACCGGCTCACTTGTCACTGATCAAAAACCAAGACAACCGAGGATCCACCATTCACACATTGATTGTCGGCGGGGAAGACTTGAAAGCTGCGCTTGCCCATGATGTAACCAAGAGCTTCGGTGGTCATGTGAAGATCTTCAATGAGTATGGACCGACCGAAACCGTCGTCGGCTGTATGTTTCACCGCTATGACCCGGCATTGGACATGGGCCCGTCCGTATCAATCGGCAAACCGATTGCGAACGTCCAAATCTATCTGCTCGACGCCAACCTGCAACCGGTGCCAGACGGGGGGACAGGGGAAATCTATATATCCGGAGACGGTGTAGCCAAAGGGTACCTCAACCGTCCAGAATTGACCAGCGAACGTTTCATCCTCAACCCATTCCGCCAAGGCAGCCGCATGTACAAGACTGGGGACTTAGCCATCCGGCAGGAACACGGGTCTATGTTTTATCTAGGCAGAAGCGACACGCAAGTCAAAATTAAAGGATACCGCATTGAGACGGGTGAGATCGAGAATCGACTGCTCCAATATCCCGGAGTCCGCGATGCTGTTGTAATCGACTGTATCGACACGCAAGGCAATAAGTACTTGATAAGCTATCTTGTGATGGAACAAGTCGTATCGGCAGTCACGCTCAAAAACTATTTGGCCGAGAGTATGCCAAGCTACATGATCCCCGCCTACTTTGTTTTGATAGATGAAATCCCTCTCACACCAAACGGTAAAGTGAACCGCAATAACCTGCCTGACCCAACCACCATCGAAGCAGTGTCGCTTGATCAGCCCGTCACCAACCAGGTGATCGCCGATAAACTGCTCATAATCATGCGTGATGTCTTGCAAATAGAGGAACTCAGCATCCGCGACAACTTCTTTTTGCTTGGTGGTGATTCAATCAAAGCGATTCGCATCGTAGCGAAGCTCCGTGCCGAGGGACTGCACGTGCAAGTTAAAGACATCTTGTCCTATCCCGTACTGGCAGAGATCGCAGCAACCATTGATGCGAAGCAACCAAACATCGCTGAACAGGCACCAGCCGAAGGCGTGTCGAAACCGCTCCCGATCAGTGAATGGTTCTTTCAACAGGATTTTGTCGACCCACATCACTGGAATCAATCAGTATTACTCACGATGAAGCAAGCGGTGAGCCCTGATGCCTTAACTCGTGCCTTCCGCCAACTGATTGTGCAACATGACACCCTGCGCCTCGTTTTTGACCCGGCACAGCAAGCGCTGGCCTATGATGCAAGTCTGTTGAAAGCAGAAGTTCCGATCGAGACACAAGATCTGTCTGGTTTTGACACAGAAGCACAAAAACGCGAGCGGCAGCAGCATGCGGAAGCAACCAAAGCCAGCCTCCATCTGGAAAAAGGCTTTTTGTTTCGTATCATGCTATTTAACCTCGGACAAGGGACACAGCAGCTGCTGATCACTGCACACCATCTGATCATCGATGCCGTTTCCTGGCGTATTCTGCTCGAAGACCTAACGACCTTGCTGGAAGCAATGAAACAAGGACACATCGGGAAACTCCCAGCCAAAAGCCACTCCGTCCAAGCATGGGCAGACGCTCTGGCCGACTACAGCCAGACGCAGCATATGCTCGCCGCTGAACAAGCCTATTGGCAATCGGTTTTAACAGGACCATCCATAGCGTTCCCAACGGATCACAACCACGACATACATGAACTGGCTCAATGCGAAACCATTTCTGCAGAGTTGTCTCAAGATCTGACCCGCCAGCTTACAGGTGAGGCTAACAAAGCCTACAACACCCACGCCAATGACCTGCTGATCACTGCTCTTGCCGCAGCCATCGACCACTTTATTCAAAAAGGGGAAGTCATGATCGAACTAGAGGGTCATGGACGTGAACCGTTGTTCGACCATATTGATCTGTCGCGAACGATCGGCTGGTTCACCTGTATGTATCCGGTTCGTTTACAAGTAAGTACAACAGATCCCAGCACTCTGATTAAATCAATCAAGGAACAACTGCGCCAGATTCCGCAAAAAGGGATCGGATACGGAATACTGAAATATCTGTCCAAAACCATTACTTATGACACTCACAGCCTCGTCCGTTTCAACTACCTCGGTGACAGTAACATCAGTAATGAGTGGTTTACGCTCTCAGACAAAAGTCATGGGGCGGAATCCAGCCTATCTAATCACATCACGTCTCTCATCGATATCAACGCGGTGATTACTGACAGCGTGCTGACCATCCGTCTTGTCTATAGCAGGAACAATTTTACTTCTTCCACTATGGAGCGCTTCCTTGCCATCTTCCTGCAAAAAATTGAGGAGATCGTGAACTATTGTTGCGGAAAAGAGAATACCGAGTTCACGCCATGCGACTTTAATACCGTCGAGTTGAGCCAGGACGAACTGGACGGACTCTTTGAATAA
- a CDS encoding acyl carrier protein, giving the protein MEATKAKIRTFLTRFFRKRELRDDEDMFALGFINSLFAMQLVMFLESEFSIELNNDDLDLENLKSINAIAELIEKKQSQLSILSEAQVETTYDT; this is encoded by the coding sequence ATGGAAGCAACCAAAGCCAAAATCCGCACATTTTTAACTCGATTTTTCCGTAAGCGTGAGCTGCGAGACGATGAAGATATGTTCGCACTAGGCTTCATCAACTCTCTTTTCGCGATGCAACTAGTAATGTTCCTCGAATCTGAATTCAGTATTGAGCTTAACAATGATGACCTCGATCTAGAAAATCTCAAATCCATCAATGCCATTGCAGAACTCATTGAGAAAAAACAGTCTCAATTGTCAATTTTATCGGAAGCTCAGGTGGAGACAACCTATGATACTTGA
- a CDS encoding acyl-CoA dehydrogenase family protein, producing the protein MILELTQKQQTWQEEIRAFVNNEIVPIANQYDKEEVTPPELIMKMADHGYLGALLPQEYGGRGLDYVSLGILNEEVGRGCSSVRSLLTVHGMASLSILRWGNQEQKDRWLPKFATGELLGAFGLTEPNIGTDAKNIETTAVLSGDHYILNGKKKWITYGQIADLYLVFAQCEGRPTAFLVERNSPGFTTHPIKGVMGTRASMLAELHMDECRIPKENMLSRVGFGLTYVATNCLDYGRFTIASGCVGIGQACIDACLEYTASRIQFGLPIANHQLIKKMIAEMITNVKAARLLCHQASFLKDIAHPNSMKETWIAKYFASTMLAKITTDAIQIHGAYGCSEENSLQRYYRDSRVMEIIEGTTQMHEIIIADSMY; encoded by the coding sequence ATGATACTTGAACTGACCCAAAAACAACAGACCTGGCAAGAAGAAATCAGGGCTTTTGTCAACAATGAGATTGTTCCTATCGCAAATCAATATGACAAAGAAGAGGTCACTCCACCGGAGTTGATCATGAAGATGGCTGATCATGGCTATCTGGGGGCATTACTCCCCCAAGAGTACGGTGGCCGCGGTCTTGATTATGTTTCCTTAGGAATTTTGAACGAAGAGGTTGGTCGTGGATGTTCATCCGTGCGTAGCCTGCTGACTGTGCACGGCATGGCCTCACTCTCCATCCTCAGATGGGGGAATCAAGAGCAGAAGGACCGCTGGCTGCCGAAGTTCGCTACTGGTGAGTTACTCGGCGCCTTTGGCCTGACTGAACCGAATATTGGAACAGATGCTAAAAACATCGAGACGACAGCTGTCTTGTCTGGCGACCACTACATTCTCAATGGAAAAAAGAAGTGGATTACATATGGTCAAATCGCTGATCTCTACCTAGTATTCGCTCAATGCGAAGGGCGGCCGACCGCCTTCCTCGTAGAACGTAACAGCCCTGGATTTACCACACACCCAATTAAAGGCGTGATGGGTACCCGTGCCTCTATGCTGGCAGAACTTCACATGGATGAGTGCCGGATTCCAAAAGAAAACATGTTGAGTCGCGTTGGATTCGGTCTGACCTACGTCGCAACAAACTGCCTCGACTATGGTCGCTTCACGATCGCATCGGGTTGCGTCGGTATCGGACAAGCGTGTATTGACGCATGTCTGGAGTACACCGCTAGCCGAATCCAGTTCGGTTTGCCAATCGCCAACCACCAGCTAATCAAAAAGATGATCGCAGAAATGATCACCAACGTGAAAGCCGCCCGACTATTGTGCCATCAGGCTTCCTTTCTGAAAGATATTGCACACCCAAACTCCATGAAGGAAACCTGGATAGCCAAATATTTTGCCTCGACTATGCTTGCCAAAATCACCACAGATGCCATCCAAATTCACGGCGCATATGGGTGCAGTGAAGAGAATTCACTCCAGCGCTACTATCGTGACAGCCGCGTGATGGAAATCATCGAGGGAACCACTCAAATGCATGAAATTATTATCGCCGACAGTATGTACTAG
- a CDS encoding HAD-IIIC family phosphatase, translating into MVQSKFETGLAAEQKKIKCLVWDLDHTLWHGVLLEDDNVKLRENVVNVIKTLDSRGILQSIASKNEYGQVMEKLQELGLTEYFLYPQIDWNPKSQSLKAISDALNINLDTIAFIDDQPYELEEVAFTYPEVLTINADRLNEILEMKTFTPTFNTEDSKQRRFMYLSDLQRKVAEEEYMGPQESFLASLNMVLSIVPASAEDLQRAEELTVRTNQLNTTGYTYSYEELEGFLRSSQHKLFVASLDDKFGTYGKIGLVLIEITENVWNLKLLLMSCRVMSRGVGSIMLNYIMQLAQKNNVRLLAEFIRNDRNRMMYITLKMAGFREVANEGNKEVLEAGLSRSPSFPDYVKIHVTE; encoded by the coding sequence ATGGTACAGTCAAAGTTCGAAACCGGACTTGCTGCTGAACAGAAGAAAATCAAATGTCTCGTCTGGGACCTTGACCATACGCTGTGGCACGGCGTCCTGCTCGAAGACGACAACGTAAAGCTGCGCGAGAACGTTGTAAATGTTATCAAAACCCTTGACAGCCGCGGTATCCTGCAATCTATCGCAAGTAAGAACGAATATGGGCAGGTCATGGAAAAGCTCCAAGAATTGGGCCTCACTGAATATTTTCTCTACCCGCAAATAGACTGGAATCCAAAATCTCAGTCTCTCAAAGCTATCTCTGATGCACTCAATATTAACTTAGATACCATTGCTTTCATCGATGACCAGCCTTATGAGCTAGAAGAAGTGGCTTTCACTTATCCAGAAGTTCTCACTATCAACGCTGATCGCCTAAATGAAATCCTTGAGATGAAAACATTCACACCGACCTTTAATACAGAAGATTCCAAACAGCGCCGCTTCATGTATTTGAGCGATCTCCAGCGTAAAGTAGCGGAAGAAGAGTACATGGGTCCACAGGAAAGCTTCCTCGCTTCTCTCAATATGGTATTGTCCATCGTACCAGCGTCCGCTGAAGACCTGCAACGCGCTGAAGAGCTGACCGTCCGCACAAACCAGCTGAACACAACCGGCTACACCTATTCATACGAAGAACTGGAAGGATTCCTCAGATCATCGCAACACAAGCTGTTTGTCGCAAGCCTCGACGACAAATTCGGTACCTATGGCAAAATCGGTCTCGTACTGATAGAGATAACCGAAAACGTCTGGAATCTCAAGCTCCTTCTGATGTCTTGCCGTGTAATGTCTCGTGGCGTAGGTTCCATAATGCTCAACTACATCATGCAATTGGCTCAGAAAAACAATGTTCGCCTGCTTGCCGAATTCATCAGGAACGACCGCAATCGTATGATGTACATTACGCTTAAGATGGCAGGTTTTCGCGAAGTCGCTAATGAGGGCAACAAAGAAGTGCTTGAAGCAGGTCTGTCACGTTCACCTAGTTTCCCTGACTATGTAAAGATCCACGTAACGGAATAA
- a CDS encoding 3-hydroxyacyl-CoA dehydrogenase family protein, giving the protein MFQKIGIIGAGTMGIGMVVDLSLHGIESVLVDMDERALEKAKKEILQTIRFAPMIKKCVPRLTQEEVLTKVTFKTSIEDVSSCDYIVENVTENWDIKHAVYLELDRVCAPETIFAANTSCISITKIGSITKRPEKVIGMHFMNPVFMKQTIEVIKGFHTSEETIAKAEVFLTQLGKEAIIVNDMPGFVSNRISHLYMNEAVFVVQDQVATPEQVDDIFKKCFGHTMGPLETADLIGLDTVLNSLEVLHYDFQDPKFRVAPLLRKMVDAGLLGRKSGKGFYHYQ; this is encoded by the coding sequence GTGTTTCAAAAAATCGGTATTATCGGCGCTGGTACAATGGGAATCGGAATGGTTGTGGACCTTTCCTTGCATGGCATCGAATCCGTTCTTGTAGACATGGACGAACGCGCCCTTGAAAAAGCAAAGAAGGAAATCCTTCAAACCATCCGCTTCGCCCCGATGATAAAAAAATGTGTACCTCGTCTCACCCAAGAAGAGGTGCTAACCAAAGTCACTTTCAAAACCAGCATAGAAGATGTCAGTTCGTGTGACTATATTGTCGAAAATGTCACGGAAAACTGGGACATTAAGCATGCAGTCTACCTAGAACTGGACAGAGTCTGCGCACCTGAAACCATTTTTGCGGCGAATACCTCCTGTATCTCCATCACCAAGATAGGTAGCATCACCAAGCGTCCTGAGAAGGTGATCGGCATGCACTTCATGAATCCTGTTTTCATGAAGCAAACCATCGAGGTGATCAAAGGATTTCACACCTCCGAAGAAACCATCGCCAAAGCAGAAGTGTTCCTCACCCAACTGGGCAAAGAAGCGATCATAGTCAACGATATGCCAGGCTTCGTCTCCAATCGCATCTCCCACTTGTACATGAACGAAGCTGTTTTTGTCGTGCAAGACCAGGTAGCAACCCCCGAGCAGGTGGATGATATCTTCAAAAAATGCTTCGGTCACACCATGGGGCCACTCGAAACTGCTGACCTGATAGGCTTGGACACGGTTCTCAACTCTCTTGAGGTGCTCCATTACGACTTTCAAGACCCGAAATTCCGAGTTGCACCACTCCTTCGCAAGATGGTAGACGCGGGCTTGCTTGGACGAAAGTCGGGTAAAGGTTTTTATCATTACCAATAA
- a CDS encoding homoserine dehydrogenase translates to MSVIRVGLLGFGTVGTGVVNTVRAQEKKLTERLGKRVEIVKVLVRDVTKTRQIEVENDLLTDRFAEVLESDIDVLVEVIGGVEPAYQYIAEALKQGCHVVTANKELLAKCGNSLINLANQYQVHFAYESSGAGGIPNLGVLHHFQFANEITSVQRFADMDPMADVEGFDPQYELYLLSQLLLFGEAPPLNSVAREGISQLTICQLQFARALGYRMKLLAQASKTDSDLDLSVKLTLLPLDHPLASIQDTYKAVQVTGNTVIEDLAYLLSQPYIRQPEWREGRTSKSCRLSDITTEMEKRFFFLEAKDPTLTPYQVIHFLQSEGVRIHKQKTEFNAGEVIRIGMIAEGFNADHVAALQESFQLQIKQFPIFENGDLQKSEEQGRSKFEREELVIDQLV, encoded by the coding sequence ATGAGTGTAATCCGAGTAGGATTGTTGGGCTTTGGTACTGTTGGAACAGGTGTGGTAAACACAGTTCGAGCTCAGGAAAAGAAGCTTACGGAACGGTTGGGTAAAAGGGTGGAAATCGTGAAAGTGCTGGTTCGCGATGTAACAAAAACGCGGCAGATAGAAGTGGAGAACGACCTGCTAACCGACCGTTTTGCAGAAGTGCTGGAGAGCGACATTGATGTTTTGGTCGAGGTAATAGGCGGTGTGGAGCCAGCTTATCAGTATATAGCAGAAGCACTCAAGCAAGGTTGTCACGTGGTGACCGCAAACAAGGAATTGTTGGCTAAATGCGGGAATTCGCTGATCAATCTGGCCAATCAATATCAGGTTCATTTCGCTTATGAATCTAGTGGAGCTGGCGGAATCCCGAATCTCGGTGTTTTGCATCATTTCCAGTTCGCAAATGAAATTACTTCTGTACAAAGGTTTGCGGATATGGACCCAATGGCTGACGTAGAAGGCTTTGACCCACAATATGAACTCTACCTTCTGTCGCAGTTGCTGCTGTTTGGAGAGGCACCTCCCCTGAACTCGGTGGCACGAGAAGGAATTTCCCAACTGACAATCTGCCAGCTGCAGTTTGCTAGGGCGCTAGGCTATCGGATGAAACTGTTGGCACAAGCAAGCAAAACGGACAGCGACCTTGACTTATCCGTGAAACTTACACTACTGCCGCTAGACCACCCGCTAGCTTCGATTCAGGATACATACAAAGCAGTGCAGGTCACTGGTAACACCGTGATAGAGGATTTGGCATACTTGCTTTCACAGCCGTATATCCGACAGCCTGAATGGAGAGAAGGTAGAACGAGTAAAAGCTGTAGACTAAGCGATATTACTACAGAGATGGAAAAACGATTTTTTTTCTTGGAAGCAAAAGATCCAACCCTTACCCCGTATCAGGTAATCCATTTTCTGCAATCTGAAGGTGTTCGCATACACAAGCAAAAAACTGAGTTTAATGCTGGTGAGGTAATCCGTATCGGAATGATAGCCGAAGGTTTCAATGCAGATCATGTTGCCGCTTTGCAGGAAAGCTTCCAGCTCCAGATCAAGCAGTTTCCCATTTTTGAGAATGGAGATCTACAAAAGTCCGAGGAACAAGGGAGGTCGAAATTCGAGCGGGAAGAGCTTGTCATTGACCAACTGGTCTAG